One genomic segment of Chitinophaga sancti includes these proteins:
- the serA gene encoding phosphoglycerate dehydrogenase has translation MDQQKLTSYPKEKINILLLENISDAAAAQFTSAGYTNVKRLSGALSEEDLIREVKDVHLLGIRSKTQVTRNVLEAAHKLQAIGCFCIGTNQVDLKSAREFGVAVFNAPYSNTRSVAELVIGLSIMLIRRIPDKNAAAHEGTWMKEAKGSFELRGKSLGIVGYGNIGSQVSVLAEAMGMNVLYYDVETKLPLGNAVQIRSLDELFALSDIISLHVPSTKTTNNMITAEVLSHAKPGAIFINYARGEVVDLEALRDALVEKRLSGAAIDVFPVEPEKNGAAFSTPLQKLSNVILTPHIGGSTEEAQHNIGLDVSSKMLNYLEKGASFGSHTIPAMSVPEVDHTHRILHIHQNVPGVLSEINTVLSQNKINILGQYLKTNDTVGYVVLDVDSGLSKEAFVLLRNVKNTIKARLLY, from the coding sequence ATGGATCAGCAAAAGTTGACTAGTTATCCGAAGGAAAAGATCAATATTTTATTGTTGGAAAACATCAGCGATGCCGCCGCGGCACAATTTACATCAGCTGGTTATACCAATGTAAAAAGGTTATCGGGAGCGCTGAGCGAAGAAGATCTGATTCGTGAGGTAAAAGATGTGCATCTGCTGGGCATCCGCTCAAAGACGCAGGTGACACGCAATGTATTGGAGGCAGCTCATAAACTGCAGGCCATTGGTTGTTTTTGTATAGGTACCAACCAGGTCGACCTGAAAAGTGCCCGTGAGTTTGGGGTCGCCGTATTCAATGCACCTTATTCCAATACCCGTTCTGTGGCTGAGCTTGTAATTGGTCTGTCCATTATGCTCATCCGCCGTATTCCGGACAAAAATGCCGCTGCGCATGAAGGTACCTGGATGAAAGAAGCCAAAGGCAGCTTCGAACTGAGAGGCAAAAGCCTGGGTATAGTTGGTTATGGTAATATCGGTAGCCAGGTGAGCGTACTCGCTGAGGCAATGGGTATGAACGTACTTTACTATGATGTGGAAACCAAACTGCCATTGGGTAATGCGGTCCAGATCCGCTCCCTGGATGAGCTGTTTGCACTGTCAGATATAATCTCCCTGCATGTACCGTCTACCAAGACAACCAATAATATGATCACTGCCGAGGTGCTTAGCCATGCAAAACCGGGAGCTATCTTCATCAACTATGCACGTGGTGAAGTGGTAGACCTGGAAGCACTGAGAGATGCGCTGGTAGAAAAACGCCTGAGTGGTGCTGCCATAGACGTATTCCCGGTAGAACCTGAAAAAAACGGTGCAGCATTCTCTACACCACTGCAGAAACTGAGCAATGTGATCCTCACGCCCCACATCGGTGGTAGCACCGAAGAAGCGCAGCACAATATTGGTCTTGATGTGAGCAGTAAGATGCTGAACTACCTGGAGAAAGGTGCAAGCTTCGGTTCTCATACTATCCCGGCAATGAGCGTTCCGGAAGTAGATCATACACATCGTATTTTGCATATTCACCAGAATGTTCCGGGTGTATTATCTGAAATCAATACTGTGCTTTCTCAGAATAAGATTAATATCCTGGGGCAGTATTTGAAAACGAATGATACAGTTGGTTACGTGGTATTGGATGTGGATAGTGGGTTATCCAAAGAAGCGTTTGTATTGCTGCGTAATGTGAAGAATACAATTAAGGCCAGATTGCTTTATTAA